The Xanthomonas sp. DAR 34887 genome has a segment encoding these proteins:
- a CDS encoding proline--tRNA ligase, which translates to MRLSQFHLHTTKETPADAELVSHRLMLRAGMIRKLASGLYTWSPLGLRVLRKVEAVVREEMNRAGAVEVLFPTIQPRELWEATGRWKKFGGLMLRMKDRKEQEYCYSPTAEEAAADFARQELSSYKQLPVNFYQIQTKFRDEIRPRFGVMRAREFLMKDAYSFHVSDEDLAREYENMKAAYSRIFTRLGLQFRAVQADSGDIGGDASQEFHVLAESGEDSLAFSTGSDYAANVEAAVAADPAPRPAAQEELRKVATPTQKTCEAVAELLGIALQRTVKSVAVMAGETFVLALVRGDHAVNEIKLGKVAGLTGYRMANEAEIRAHLGSEPGFLGPLNPSQPIRVVADRDVAAMADFVVGANEAGFHLAGVNWGRDLPEPDAVADLRNVVEGERAQDGGEIRLARGIEVGHVFQLGRQYAQALDATVLDENGKTVAMAMGCYGIGISRIVAAAIEQNHDEAGIRWPQPMAPWSVAVCVINPKRDPAIDAAGEALLAELQQAGLDAALDDRGLRAGAMFADIELIGIPHRVVVSERGLAAGTFEYRARSGGDAENLDRAALLARLQG; encoded by the coding sequence CTGGTTAGCCACCGGCTGATGCTGCGCGCCGGCATGATCCGCAAGCTCGCCTCCGGCCTGTACACCTGGTCGCCGCTGGGCCTGCGCGTGCTGCGCAAGGTGGAAGCGGTGGTGCGCGAGGAAATGAACCGCGCCGGCGCGGTGGAAGTGCTGTTCCCGACCATCCAGCCGCGCGAGCTGTGGGAAGCCACCGGGCGCTGGAAGAAGTTCGGCGGCCTGATGCTGCGGATGAAGGACCGCAAGGAGCAGGAATACTGCTACAGCCCCACCGCCGAGGAGGCCGCGGCCGATTTCGCGCGCCAGGAGCTGAGCAGCTACAAGCAGCTGCCGGTCAATTTCTACCAGATCCAGACCAAGTTCCGCGACGAGATCCGGCCGCGCTTCGGGGTGATGCGCGCGCGCGAGTTCCTGATGAAGGACGCCTATTCGTTCCATGTGAGCGACGAGGACCTGGCGCGCGAGTACGAGAACATGAAGGCCGCCTACAGCCGCATCTTCACCCGCCTGGGCCTGCAGTTCCGCGCGGTGCAGGCCGATTCCGGCGACATCGGCGGCGACGCCTCGCAGGAATTCCACGTGCTGGCCGAGTCCGGCGAGGATTCGCTGGCGTTCTCCACCGGTTCGGACTACGCGGCCAACGTCGAGGCCGCGGTCGCCGCCGATCCTGCGCCGCGTCCGGCAGCGCAGGAGGAATTGCGCAAGGTCGCCACGCCCACCCAGAAGACCTGCGAGGCGGTGGCCGAGCTGCTTGGCATCGCGCTGCAGCGCACGGTCAAGTCGGTCGCGGTGATGGCCGGCGAGACCTTCGTGCTGGCGCTGGTGCGCGGCGATCACGCGGTGAACGAGATCAAGCTGGGCAAGGTCGCCGGCCTGACCGGCTACCGCATGGCCAACGAGGCCGAGATCCGCGCCCACCTCGGCAGCGAGCCGGGCTTCCTCGGGCCGTTGAATCCCAGCCAGCCGATCCGCGTGGTCGCCGACCGCGACGTGGCGGCGATGGCCGATTTCGTGGTCGGCGCCAACGAAGCCGGCTTCCACCTGGCGGGGGTGAACTGGGGCCGCGACCTGCCCGAGCCGGACGCCGTGGCCGACCTGCGCAACGTGGTCGAGGGCGAACGCGCCCAGGACGGCGGCGAGATCCGCCTGGCGCGCGGCATCGAGGTCGGCCACGTGTTCCAGCTCGGCCGCCAGTACGCGCAGGCGCTGGACGCCACCGTGCTGGACGAGAACGGCAAGACCGTGGCGATGGCGATGGGCTGCTACGGCATCGGCATTTCGCGCATCGTCGCCGCGGCGATCGAACAGAACCACGACGAGGCCGGCATCCGCTGGCCGCAGCCGATGGCGCCGTGGTCGGTGGCGGTGTGCGTGATCAACCCCAAGCGCGATCCGGCGATCGACGCGGCCGGCGAGGCGCTGCTGGCCGAACTGCAGCAGGCCGGCCTGGACGCCGCGCTCGACGATCGCGGCCTGCGCGCCGGCGCGATGTTCGCCGATATCGAACTGATCGGCATCCCGCACCGGGTGGTGGTGTCCGAGCGCGGGCTGGCTGCCGGCACTTTCGAATATCGTGCACGCAGCGGCGGCGACGCCGAGAACCTGGACCG